Below is a window of Demequina muriae DNA.
GTCACGTTCCTTGCGCTCACGGTCGATGCGGGAGCCGAGTCGCAGCCCCAGGATCCAGATCCCGAGGAACACCGCACCGATCACGGCGATGGCGGGCACGAGCAATCCGCCCACCAGCATCGGCACCTGCAGGATCCAGCCGAGGATTCGTCCCCAGCGCTTCTTCTGCTTGCCCGCGGCATAGCCGAGCAGGACCATGAGCGCGATTCCGCCGGCGGCGACCCCGCCCGCCGGAGCGTCGAGAAGCCCGTTGTGAGCAAAGCTCCACGCCACGAGCGTCGCGAACAGCGCGACGAAGGCCTGCAGGACGAGCACCGCCTGCGTAAAGACCAGGGTCGCGGGCCGCTGCGGGCGCTGCTGCGGTGCGGCGTCGGCCGGCTCGTCGCGCGGCTCGCTGGACGCGCCTTGCGGCGGCATCGACTCGGACGTCATCGCGCCTGGCCCGCGCCCTTGCGCTTGTCGGCGCCCATGAGCATGCGCGCCTCGGAGACCACCGTGACGGAACCCGTCACGAGGACACCTGCCCCCATGTCGTGCACGCGCTCGGCCGTCTGAACGGCGCGATCGATCGCATCGGGCAGGTCTCGCGCGACCTGGACGCGGTCATCGCCGAAGACGCTGCGGGCGATCTCGGCGAGCTCCTCCGCCGGGATCGCGCGCGGCGAGGACGAGGCCGTGATGACCACGTGGTCGAGCAGCTGGTCGAGACCGCCCAGGATGCCCTCGGGGTCCTTGTCGTCGAGTATCCCGACCACACCCACGATCGACTCGAAGGCGAAGGACTCCTCGACCGCGCTCACCAGGGCATCGATGCCCGCCGGGTTGTGGGCGACGTCCACGAGCACCATCGGCGAGGTGCGGACCACCTCGAGCCGGCCCGGCGACGTCACGGCGCCGAAGCCTGCCTCGACGGTCTGGCCGTCGAGCGACTCCACAGGACCGCCGTCGGCCAGCAGCGCCTCCGTGGCCGCGAGCGCGAGCAGGGCGTTGTGCGCCTGATGCTCGCCGTAGAGCGGCACGAACAGGTCGGCATAGGTCGCGGCGGGCGTCCGCAGCGTCACGAGCTGGCCGCCCACGCCCGGCTGGCGCTCGACGACCTCGATGGCGTCTCCCTCCCAGAGCCCCGTGGCGCCGCGCTCGGCGATGGCCTGGAGCAGGACTGGGATGACTGCATCGGTCTGCTCGGCGATCACGGCGGTGGCGCCGTCCTTGATGATGCCGGCCTTCTCCCCTGCGATGGCCGCGAGATCCTCGCCGAGCCACTGCGCGTGGTCCATGCTGACGGGTGCCACGACGGCGACCTGTCCGTCGGCGACGTTGGTGGCGTCCCAGACGCCGCCCATGCCGACCTCGATGACAGCGACCTCCACCGGCGCATCGGCGAAGGCGGCGTACGCGAGCACGACCAGCACCTCGAAGAAGCTCAGCCGCGGACCGCCGCGCTCGAGGGAGCGGGCGTCGACCAGGTGGACGATGGGCGCGACGTCCTGCCACAGGCGGATGAAGTCATCCTGGGTGATGGGCTCGCCGTCGATCTGAATGCGCTCACGCACGGTGCTGAGGTGCGGAGAGGTGAACAGTCCGGTGCGAAGCCCGTGCTCGCGGACCAACGACTCGACCATGCGTGCGGTGCTGGTCTTGCCGTTGGTGCCCGTGATGTGCACCGCCTTGAAGACCGACTGAGGGGAGCCGAGCAGGTCGCACGCCTCCCTCACGCGGTCGAGCGTGGGCTCGAAGTCGTGCTCGGGATTGCGGGTGAGAATGTGGCTGTAGATCTCGCGCTCGGCCTCGTCAGGAGTGAGGCCGCCGAGCGTGAGGTCGCTGGGATCAGGCATGCGGCCAGTGTCCCACGTGCACCTCGCGAGTCCCACCCGAACGCTGCTCACTTGCTAGGTTGGACTCGCTATGGGGGGCTATGCAGTCGACGCGGCGGGAGTCGCGTCGCTTTCTCAAACCGTGTCCGGCACCGTTTCCGACGTCGAGCAGTCCGTCGATGCGGCGGCCGATGCGGCAGATGCGGTGAGCGCCGCGCTGGGATCGCTGACGGCGGTGCGTGCGGCCTTCGAGAGCGCAGCAGACCCGCGCCGCGAGGCGGGTAAGGCTCTCGTGTCACGCGCTCGGTCGACCTTGGCGGCGGTCCATGAAGGAACGCTCGCCTTCGTCGAGGCCGATCAGACGATGGCCGCCTCGACGACGGCAGCGCGAACCGCGACAGAGGCAGGCCCACCTCCGTACTCGTCGCGACGGTTCGGACAGGTGCCGCAGTGAGCGCGCTCGTCGCACTGTCCCACGTCCCCGAGGTTCCTGCGGAGCCAGGGGCGCTCGACGAAGCTGCGAGTGCTTTGCGGACCGCGGTGGCCGAGGTCGACACCCGAACGTCGGAAGCCCAGTCGGAGTGGAGCGGTCTGAGGGACGTCTACGAGATGGCGGAGACCCCGACGCTCGTGTCGAAGTTCGCTGTCGTCTCACAGGCGGGCGATGACTTCACCGATGCGCTCTCTCAAGCCGCGGGGGCGCTACGAGACCTGGCGGCAGCTCTGCAAGAGGCGCGACAGCGCGTGGACACTCTCAGGCTGGAGATTCCTCAGCTGCGCGAAGGAGTCGCCACCTACCGCCGCTCGCTCGAAGAACAGTACGAACAAGAGTTCGCACCCGATGCGGAGGTGTGGGGTCCCGGCCAGTACGAATGGAATGCAAGGCTCCGCACGGAATGCCTCCAGGTCGAGACGCTCATCCAACAAGCCGTCGAGGACTGCCAGAAGGCTCTCAGCAGGATCGAGAGTCCACCGTTCTCGGTCACCTCGACGTTCCGCACTGACGAACCCTGGACGAGCACCACCACCCCGGCGGAACAGCACGAGCGCTTCCATGCCGGCCTCGCGAGCGCCATCTTCGACAGGCTCGCGGATCACGGCGGCGCGGAGGCTGCCGCGCTCCTCCGCGACCACCCGAACTGGGCGGACGTGCTCCTCGACACGCCACCATCGGCCACTCAGGTCCGAGAATGGTGGAGCGACCTCGACACCGCGACGGCCCAGGCGCTCATCGCGGGCGCGCCCCTGCTCGTGGGCAATCTCAACGGCGTGCGGCTAGACCACCGGATAGCAGCCAACCGGATCAATATGCAGCACGCTATCGACGCCGAGCAGGAGGAAGTCGAGGCACTCCGCCAACGAATGAACAGGATGCAGGGACCCGGCAACGTCGGCGCCCGGTTCGACATCGAAGACCAGATCGCGGCGATCAACGACCGGATCGATGTGTGGCAAGGGTTGCTTGACGACCCCACTACTTACGTCGACGAGTACAGCGCTCGGCAACGGATCACCGGTGCGCAGGTGGTGGCGTTCGACATCGAACGGCAGTCGGTTGCCACGTATCACGGCCCGATCGACCCGAGCACCGGAGAGGTCCCCTCGTGGATAGAGAACGTCGCAGTCTCCGTACCAGGCACCGGCGCCAGCATGGTCGGTTGGTCCTCCGAGCGCGCACAAGCGATACACGAGAACGACAGTGACGGGCGGACAGCCGTCTTCCAGTGGGCTGGCGGAGAGTTTCCGCAGAGCATTCCAGGAGCAACCAATGCGAGCTACTCCCATGACCTCGCGCCCAAGCTCGCCAGCTTCGTCAATGGTCTCCAAGTGCCCTCGGAATCGAGTGTGACGGTGCTCGGCCACTCGTACGGCGGGGCGACAGTCGGGGTTGCGCAAGCCGAGGGTATGAAGGCCGATCGAATCCTCTACGTCGCTGCGGCGGGCTTGGGAGATGGGAACTCCGGCCTCACAGACTTCCCCCACACCGCTGACGTCCCTCAGTACTCACTCATGGCGCGCAACGATTCGGTCGTGGGCGCGATCCAGCCGTCGTTCATGGACTGGGTCCACGGCCCTTCCACGCTGGACACCCCTGGCATCGTTCGCCTAGAGACGGGCCGTATCGATGCGTCCGACCACGGGAGCGAGTGGATCGAGAGTTACAACACGACTGGCAACTGGTCGCCGCCAGCTTTCGACAGCCACAGCACGGTCTTCACGCCTGGTTCGACGTCTTTTCAGAGCATCATGGCTGTGATCACGGGAGGCGAGGCGGAGTTGTTCGTCCCCGACCACTTCGTGGAGGTGCCACGCCAAGGCGCGGTGAGCATTCCCGGCTACCTTGCTCCCGACTACTCACCGCGTTATACGGTCATCAAGTGATCATGCGCCGAACCATCGCAGCCGTCCTTTGCACGCTCATCGCCGCCAGCCTAGGAGGGTGCGCCATGCCAGAAAGTGAGCTCGACGAGTATAGGGAAGTCGCCGAAGAACTACGCGTGGAACTCGACGCGCAGATCCCCACCGAACTCATCCGAGACGAACCCATCATCGAAGGATCAGTAAGCGAAGGAGCCCAACACGGGCCTGGCGGCGAACCATCCTCACCCGCTTCGTGGCACCTCAATCACTTTCGCAGACTCATCGACGAGCCCGGCAGTTCGCAGCAAACAGCTCAGGCGCTGCAGGACCACCTCACGGATGAAGGATGGCGCTATTCACGAGAAGGCACGGGCAGCAGCGGCACGTCATTCACTGAGGGGTATCGTCGGTCTGACGAAGACGACGGCCTCTGGTACATCCAGATCATCTGGGCCGAGACCAGTCCCGACCGGGTGGAGCGTGTAGACGTGCTCATCGTCTCCCCCACGACCGTCCTCGGAACCGACCCGCCTGACGCCCAATGGTCCGCGATCGACGAGTGAACGCCGCTAGAGGATCGATTGCGCTTGCCGTGACCGCACTGATCGCAGTCGGCGTAGGAGGGTGTCTGATGCCAGAGAGCAAACTCCATGAGTACAAGGCCGAGACCGAGCAGCTCCGCAGCGACCTCGACTCGCAGATTCCCGCCGAGCTCATCGACTCCGAGCCCACCATCGAAGCCGAGGCGCGCGAAGGCGCAGAGCACGGCCCTGGAGGCGAACCGTCGTCATCGGCATGGTGGCAAGTGCGACAGTACCGCTGGCTCGATGACTCGGCTGGCAGCTCCGAGCGCGCTGCCCAGGCGATCCACGACCATCTCGTGGGGGAGGGGTGGAGTTACTCGCGCGAACGCGAAAGTGCGGATGGGCCTGGAGTGTCGGATGGATACCGGCGCACCGACGACGACGACGGCGGGTGGTACGTCGAGCTCACCTGGGCCGAGACCACGCCTGATCGGGCGGAGAGTCTGGTGCTGCTCATCGTCTCCCCCATGACCGTCCTCGGCTCCGACCAGCCCAAGAGCGAGCGGACCGGGCCCGTCGACTGATCACTCGCGGAACCTCGATCGCCGTCCTCGCTAGACCTTTTCCACCGCCACGTCGAGCTCCGTGCCCGCGATGACCTCGATGTGGTCCTCGCCAGTCTCGGGGTTCTGAGCCAGAGTCTCGCGGGCGATCA
It encodes the following:
- a CDS encoding DUF4233 domain-containing protein, with protein sequence MTSESMPPQGASSEPRDEPADAAPQQRPQRPATLVFTQAVLVLQAFVALFATLVAWSFAHNGLLDAPAGGVAAGGIALMVLLGYAAGKQKKRWGRILGWILQVPMLVGGLLVPAIAVIGAVFLGIWILGLRLGSRIDRERKERDDAATTHAATPDGAHTPGEATA
- a CDS encoding bifunctional folylpolyglutamate synthase/dihydrofolate synthase — translated: MPDPSDLTLGGLTPDEAEREIYSHILTRNPEHDFEPTLDRVREACDLLGSPQSVFKAVHITGTNGKTSTARMVESLVREHGLRTGLFTSPHLSTVRERIQIDGEPITQDDFIRLWQDVAPIVHLVDARSLERGGPRLSFFEVLVVLAYAAFADAPVEVAVIEVGMGGVWDATNVADGQVAVVAPVSMDHAQWLGEDLAAIAGEKAGIIKDGATAVIAEQTDAVIPVLLQAIAERGATGLWEGDAIEVVERQPGVGGQLVTLRTPAATYADLFVPLYGEHQAHNALLALAATEALLADGGPVESLDGQTVEAGFGAVTSPGRLEVVRTSPMVLVDVAHNPAGIDALVSAVEESFAFESIVGVVGILDDKDPEGILGGLDQLLDHVVITASSSPRAIPAEELAEIARSVFGDDRVQVARDLPDAIDRAVQTAERVHDMGAGVLVTGSVTVVSEARMLMGADKRKGAGQAR
- a CDS encoding DUF6507 family protein — protein: MGGYAVDAAGVASLSQTVSGTVSDVEQSVDAAADAADAVSAALGSLTAVRAAFESAADPRREAGKALVSRARSTLAAVHEGTLAFVEADQTMAASTTAARTATEAGPPPYSSRRFGQVPQ
- a CDS encoding alpha/beta hydrolase; this translates as MAEVDTRTSEAQSEWSGLRDVYEMAETPTLVSKFAVVSQAGDDFTDALSQAAGALRDLAAALQEARQRVDTLRLEIPQLREGVATYRRSLEEQYEQEFAPDAEVWGPGQYEWNARLRTECLQVETLIQQAVEDCQKALSRIESPPFSVTSTFRTDEPWTSTTTPAEQHERFHAGLASAIFDRLADHGGAEAAALLRDHPNWADVLLDTPPSATQVREWWSDLDTATAQALIAGAPLLVGNLNGVRLDHRIAANRINMQHAIDAEQEEVEALRQRMNRMQGPGNVGARFDIEDQIAAINDRIDVWQGLLDDPTTYVDEYSARQRITGAQVVAFDIERQSVATYHGPIDPSTGEVPSWIENVAVSVPGTGASMVGWSSERAQAIHENDSDGRTAVFQWAGGEFPQSIPGATNASYSHDLAPKLASFVNGLQVPSESSVTVLGHSYGGATVGVAQAEGMKADRILYVAAAGLGDGNSGLTDFPHTADVPQYSLMARNDSVVGAIQPSFMDWVHGPSTLDTPGIVRLETGRIDASDHGSEWIESYNTTGNWSPPAFDSHSTVFTPGSTSFQSIMAVITGGEAELFVPDHFVEVPRQGAVSIPGYLAPDYSPRYTVIK